The proteins below are encoded in one region of Avibacterium volantium:
- a CDS encoding OmpW/AlkL family protein, producing MKKTLIALGLASLFVATSANAHQSGDVLLRAGGVFVSANSDSHTKTPIDVNLKVSDNAQLGLTATYMLTDNIGVELLGATPFSHKIKANVPAAGLNLGQVAKLKQLPPSLYMQYYFLDKDAGSRPYVGAGLNYTRFFSAKSTHAAVTDLQVKKHSFAPVVNAGIDIKLADNLYLNTAMWYTQIKTTARFNALGAAHEVDVKLNPFVFFMGLGYNF from the coding sequence ATGAAAAAAACACTGATTGCACTAGGTTTAGCAAGTCTTTTTGTTGCCACTTCAGCCAATGCACATCAAAGCGGAGATGTATTATTAAGAGCAGGTGGCGTGTTTGTGAGCGCAAATTCTGATTCTCACACTAAAACACCAATAGATGTTAATTTGAAAGTAAGTGATAATGCGCAATTAGGGCTAACCGCGACTTATATGCTTACAGACAATATTGGCGTGGAATTATTGGGTGCAACACCATTTTCACATAAGATTAAAGCAAATGTTCCTGCGGCAGGTTTAAATTTAGGACAAGTTGCTAAACTTAAACAACTTCCACCAAGTTTGTATATGCAATATTATTTCCTAGATAAAGATGCGGGTTCTCGTCCTTATGTCGGGGCGGGTTTAAATTACACCAGATTCTTCAGCGCAAAATCCACTCACGCAGCAGTAACTGATTTACAAGTGAAAAAACATTCTTTTGCTCCAGTCGTGAATGCGGGGATTGATATTAAATTAGCGGATAACCTTTATTTGAACACGGCAATGTGGTACACGCAAATCAAAACCACCGCGAGATTTAATGCCTTAGGGGCCGCACACGAAGTCGATGTAAAACTCAATCCATTCGTATTCTTTATGGGATTGGGGTATAATTTCTAA
- the yciA gene encoding acyl-CoA thioester hydrolase YciA, protein MSTFIETKTGRQSQGTLLLRTLAMPSDTNANGDIFGGWIMSQMDMGGAILAKEIAHGRVVTVAVDSMTFIRPISVGDVVCCYGRCVKVGRTSLQIKIEVWAKKVSSEPIGERYCVTEAVFSFVAVDSNGRPRAVPRENNPELEKALALIDEA, encoded by the coding sequence ATGTCTACATTTATTGAAACCAAAACGGGTCGCCAATCACAAGGCACATTGTTATTACGCACCCTTGCGATGCCTTCTGATACCAATGCCAACGGCGATATTTTCGGTGGTTGGATTATGTCGCAAATGGATATGGGCGGTGCAATTTTAGCCAAAGAAATTGCGCACGGCCGTGTGGTTACCGTGGCGGTGGATAGTATGACCTTTATCCGCCCGATTTCTGTGGGCGATGTGGTATGTTGCTACGGCCGCTGCGTGAAAGTGGGACGCACTTCATTGCAAATTAAAATTGAAGTGTGGGCGAAAAAAGTATCCAGCGAACCCATTGGTGAACGCTATTGCGTAACCGAAGCCGTATTCAGCTTTGTTGCGGTAGATAGCAACGGTCGACCGCGTGCAGTTCCAAGAGAAAATAACCCTGAGCTAGAAAAAGCCCTTGCGTTAATTGATGAAGCCTAA
- a CDS encoding septation protein A, whose translation MKQILEFIPLLVFFAVYKLVGIREAAIALIIATIIQLVVLKLKYGKIEKQQLIMGSAVVFFGALSAYFNELEFLKWKVTVVYALFALALIISQVIFKKPLIQQLLGKEIQLPDTVWNKLNLGWAGFFLFCMILNIIISQYFSDDLWVDFKTFGIIGLSLIATVATGVYIYRYLPKTENKEQ comes from the coding sequence ATGAAACAAATTTTAGAATTTATACCACTGTTAGTTTTTTTTGCTGTTTATAAACTGGTTGGTATTCGTGAAGCGGCCATCGCCTTGATTATTGCGACAATCATTCAGCTTGTGGTGCTGAAACTGAAATACGGCAAAATTGAAAAACAACAGCTCATTATGGGAAGTGCGGTAGTTTTTTTTGGCGCTTTATCCGCTTATTTCAACGAATTAGAATTTTTAAAATGGAAAGTAACGGTAGTTTATGCCTTGTTTGCCTTGGCATTAATCATCAGCCAAGTAATTTTTAAGAAACCGCTCATTCAGCAATTATTAGGTAAAGAAATTCAACTGCCTGATACCGTTTGGAATAAATTAAATCTGGGCTGGGCAGGATTTTTTCTGTTTTGTATGATCCTAAATATCATCATCAGCCAATATTTTTCCGATGATCTTTGGGTGGATTTCAAAACCTTCGGCATTATTGGACTCAGCCTTATTGCAACAGTCGCAACAGGCGTTTATATTTATCGTTATCTTCCAAAAACAGAGAATAAAGAACAATAG